In Streptomyces nojiriensis, the sequence CGGCCGCGCACGCGCACGGGTACGCGCTGACGACCCTGCCCGCCGACCGGGGCGCCGAGCCGCTGTGGCACACCCTCGCCGTGGACGGGATGCTGCTGCTCGACAGCCCGGCCGGCGACCCGGTGCTGCGGGCCCTGCGGGCGCGCGGACTGCCGGTGGTCTTCGACGGGCGGCCGCCCGACCCCTGGCCGGGGGACGTGTGGGTGGACAACGACCACACCGCCACCACCCGGGAGGTGCTCGACCACCTCGCGGCGTCCGGGGCCCGGCGGATCGCACTGCACTCGGGCTACGGCCGGGAGTTCTACACCGGGGCCGTCACCTCGGCCTACGAACAGTGGTGCGCGGAGCGCGGCCTGGCTCCCCTCCTGGTCCCCTTCGACCCGGACGACGCGGCGGGGCACGCCTTCGATCCCGCCTTCACCGGGCCGGACCGCCCCGACGCCGTCTACTGCGTGTACGACCCGGGCGGCCGGCAGGTGCTGGCCGCCGCCGCACGCCACGGTCTCCGTACGCCCGCCGGACCCGCCGGACCCGCCGCGCCCGCCGGACCCGCCGCGCCCGCCGCGCCCGGCATTCCCGACGCACCCGGCGGCCCGGGCAGGGACGGGCTCCTGCTGGTCTGTGCCAGCGAGGATCCGGCGTACGCCGAGACCGAACCCGCCGTGACCACCGTCACCCTGAATCCAGAGCGGATCGCCGCTTCGGCGGTGTCTGTCCTGGTCAACCTGATCGAATCCGGGCATACGGAATCGCCTGGTCAGCTGACGGTCCCGGCGGGACTGCGGGTGCGCGCCTCGTCCCTCCCCCCGGACATGTACTAGAGTTATCTCGACATCGAGATATCTGCCGAAGGCGTACCGCAGCCGCCCCCGCTGGTAAGGGTTACCTAACTTAGCCCTACCTTAGCGGATTGGCCAAGGGGCGTGGCGGCAGGATTGCGGTAATACGCGCGAATTCATGCATGAAGGAGACTGTCGTGTCGG encodes:
- a CDS encoding LacI family DNA-binding transcriptional regulator, which produces MPEHPPAPGPTLADIARAAEVSTATVSHALNGTGRLGDSTRRRVREVAGALGYGARRGPRTRTLGVAVTTYAGDAWDFVRIAYFSRWLTAATSAAHAHGYALTTLPADRGAEPLWHTLAVDGMLLLDSPAGDPVLRALRARGLPVVFDGRPPDPWPGDVWVDNDHTATTREVLDHLAASGARRIALHSGYGREFYTGAVTSAYEQWCAERGLAPLLVPFDPDDAAGHAFDPAFTGPDRPDAVYCVYDPGGRQVLAAAARHGLRTPAGPAGPAAPAGPAAPAAPGIPDAPGGPGRDGLLLVCASEDPAYAETEPAVTTVTLNPERIAASAVSVLVNLIESGHTESPGQLTVPAGLRVRASSLPPDMY